From the Polaribacter gangjinensis genome, the window TGTACTACAAAACCACACGTAAATTTATCAGGATGATTTTTTTGCACTTTCGCATTGAAATCATTTTGAAAACGCAAGGCTTTTTTCATTTCTTCCAAACGCAAACCATTGCCATATAATTGAGATAAATTCAATACAACAGCGTGATCAATTTTATTGCGCTCCATCCATTTTAGTTTTTCATCTAAGAAAAAACTAGAATCTGTTACTGGACGTTTCCATCCTTTTTGAAACATGTGTTTGCGTTCATCATCTACCCAAAAAATTTCTTTTTCTTTCATAAACTGAGGTATTTCCTCAGGATAAGGCAATAAATGCGAATGACCGTTAATTCTTAATTTGCGAGACATTTTTTAAGCTTTTTGAGGTGGTTGCATGATAGTTCCACATTTTGTACAAGTGCATTTTTGAACATCTGAATAATACTTATCAAATATTTTTGGCATATCAGTTTCTATATTTGCTAAGGCAAAAGATTCTCTGTACAGCTGATTACCACAGTTTTCACAATACCATTCCAAAGCATCTAACATTTCTTTTGTGCGAGGATATTCAATGACCAAACCAACAGTATTTGCTTTTCTTTGAGGTGAATGTGGCACTTTTGCAGGCAATAAATAAATATCTCCTTCATTGATTTCAACATCAATCATTTTTCCAGATTCATCAATAATTTTAAGAATCATATTCCCTTCTAATTGATAGAAAAACTCAGGAGTTTCATTATAATGATAATCTTTTCGATTATTTGGACCACCAACAACCATGACAATATATTCGCCATTTTCCCACACTTGTTTGTTTCCAACAGGAGGTTTTAACAAATGACGATGTTCATCAATCCATTTTTTAAAATTTAAAGGCTGTACTAAATTCATATCTAAAGCCCATCCTAGCCTTCCCAAAGGGAAGGAACTCCAAACTGGGTAAATTTGGAATTTTTGGTTTATACTAAATTTTATTTTTTTATAATGTAACTATTATTCGCTATCAATTCCCTTCCCTTTGGGAAGGGTTAGGGATGGGCTACAAACTTTTTGTTCTTCCTCCATCAACAGGAACATTAATTCCATTGATATAACTTGATTTTTCACTTGCTAAAAAAACAATTGCATTAGCAGTTTCTTCTGGCTTCGCAAAACGTTTTGCTGGTGTATAATGTTTCATTATTTCAGCCATTTCATCAAAAGTTTTGTTTTCTTTGGTAGCTTTTACTTTGATAATTTCGTTCAAACGTTCTGTTTCTGTAAAACCAGGTAAAACATTATTTACGGTAATTCCGAATGCAGCAACTTCATCTGCCAAAGTTTTGCTCCAATTTCCAACTGCACCTCTAATGGTATTGCTCACTCCCAAACCAGGAATTGGTTCTTTTACTGAGGTAGAAATTACATTGACAATTCTACCAAAACATTGTGTTTTCATAAACGGAATTGTAGCTTGCGACAACACATGATTGCATTTTAAATGCATGGTAAATGTGTCTTCAAATTGAGCTAAAGTTGCATCTAAAAGAGTACCACTTCTTGGGCCACCAGTATTGTTAATGACAATGTGAAACCCATGATTTTTAGCAATGAAATTTTGTACAAGTTCTTTTAATTCAGTAGGATTTGAAAAATCTGCTACCAAATAAGAATGTTTTTCAGGATTTGGCAAACTTGCCAAAACTGACTTTAATTTTTCTTCATTTCTTGCCAACAGAGTAACGTTTACACCTTCTTCTGCTAAAAGAATTGCTGTTGCTTTTCCTATTCCAGCTGTACTTCCGCAAACGAGTGCGTTTTTATTTTGAATTCCTAAGTTCATTTGCCCATCCCCAACCCTTCCCAAAGGGAAGGGAGTTTATTAAGTGTTAATAATTATTTTTATTATTCGCTCCAATATTTCCCTACTTTGGAGGGATTAAAGGAGGCTTTTTATGCAAACATTTTTTGCTTCCGTAAAAAAGCGTAATGCTTCAAAACCACCTTCACGTCCAATTCCAGAATCTTTGATTCCACCAAAAGGAGTTCTTAAATCACGTAACATCCATGTATTTACCCAAACAATTCCGGTTTGTAATTCTTGTGAAAAATGCATCGTTCTTTTTAAATTGTTTGTCCAAACTGTTGCAGATAAACCATATTTTGTTTCGTTGGCTAAAGATAATGCTTCTTCATCAGTTTTGAAAGATAGGATAGTAACAACAGGCCCAAAGATTTCTTCTTGATTCAACTTGCATTGATTATCCGTAATTTCTATGATAGTTGGTTGTAGAAAATAGCCATTTTCACAACCTTTAATGATTATATTTCTCCCACCAAACAAAATTTTTCCTGCTTCATTTTCTGCAATATCAATGTATTTTTTTACTTTTTCTAAATGTTCTTTAGAGACTAATGCGCCAATATCTGAAGTTTCATCAGCTGGATTTCCTATTTTTAGTTGAGAAACTTTTTCGATAAAATCAATTTTGAATTTTTCATAAATTGATTCTTCTACCAAAATGCGACTTCCACATAAACAAATCTGACCTTGATTTGAAAATGACGAACGCACAGTAGTTGCTAACATTTGGTCATAAT encodes:
- a CDS encoding 3-hydroxyanthranilate 3,4-dioxygenase; protein product: MNLVQPLNFKKWIDEHRHLLKPPVGNKQVWENGEYIVMVVGGPNNRKDYHYNETPEFFYQLEGNMILKIIDESGKMIDVEINEGDIYLLPAKVPHSPQRKANTVGLVIEYPRTKEMLDALEWYCENCGNQLYRESFALANIETDMPKIFDKYYSDVQKCTCTKCGTIMQPPQKA
- a CDS encoding SDR family oxidoreductase encodes the protein MNLGIQNKNALVCGSTAGIGKATAILLAEEGVNVTLLARNEEKLKSVLASLPNPEKHSYLVADFSNPTELKELVQNFIAKNHGFHIVINNTGGPRSGTLLDATLAQFEDTFTMHLKCNHVLSQATIPFMKTQCFGRIVNVISTSVKEPIPGLGVSNTIRGAVGNWSKTLADEVAAFGITVNNVLPGFTETERLNEIIKVKATKENKTFDEMAEIMKHYTPAKRFAKPEETANAIVFLASEKSSYINGINVPVDGGRTKSL